TATCGGAACACTTTCTTCTGAAATGCTATTTTCTAAAGGATGTTGGTGTGAGTTGCATGGATCCCAGTTTTCTATTGTTTAGTTGGTTTCACAAGGTACTATTCACGTTAATACTTTTCTGCGTTTTCCAGGGTGgacgtggtggcggcggaggttTCCAGCAACAACACTCTAATTACCCCAACAAAGGATACAACCAAGGCAATGGCAATGGTGGCCAAGGATTCTATCAAGGAGGCCGCGGAGGATATAACAATCAAGGAGGCGGTGGCAATCTGGCTTCGAGCAGTGGCGGAGGCGGTTACTATCAaggtggcggcggaggaggtgGCCACAACCAGAACCGCGGAGGTCGGGTGCAGGGAGGCTGGTCACAGTCTCAACAAGGTGTGTGCCTTACCGTGTGATAATCCTCCTCAGAGTAAACCCAACGTTTGttgtgctccttttttgtAGATTACAATCACAGTGGATATGGTTCTGGATCGAGTCGTGGTAGTTTTGGCGGtgaccagcaacagcagcactacAGTGGAAATAGTTCCGGGAATAGTCGCGGGAATTATGGCAGCGGTGGTGTCTACAGCGATCGTGGTGGTTACGGCGACAATCGGAACAACTACGATAATAACGACTACAACacccgcggtggtggtggccgagggCGGTCAAACTACAACCGGGGCGGTCGGCGTTGACATCAACCGCTCGCTTGTTCGCTGGACAGTTTCTCTATTCATTTCCATGCATAAGCAGTACGTGCTCAGTCTGTATTTCATAAgttcgtttccattttatgtGTCGAGGAATCGTCGGTGACACAAATAAAGCGTAAATTTTCCTAGAAGAACTCATTTCGGTGGCTAGTAACATTTCTTGGCATATAAAATGTGATGTTAAATTAGTTCTGTGGCGAATGCTTTTGCTCAAAGATAGCAAAAATGTTGCTTTCGATTGCTTAACTGGTCAACTGAAAGTTTGACAGTTGTCAGCATCATGTCGACCGACTGGTTGAAGGGAAATGTCAAATGAAATATAAACAAAAGGAACACCGTAAACATTGTGGTGTTTATTAGTTTCCCTCGCCGCAAGGATGGCGCAGAAAATTAATCAGAAAGAGTACCTGAAACGTTATCTTTCCAATGATaaggaaaagaagaagaaaaagaaaaaggtgaaaaagcCCATCGGCAAGGAAACGTAAGTATGTCGCTTGAGCGCAACAGTACTTCTGGGCCCTAAAGTGTGATTCGTGTTTCTCCTTTACAGCGTGCGGATCATCGACGACGACTTAGACTTCGCAAAGCTTCAGACCATCGAGAATCCCGACGATGTGGATCTCTTTGCCCTTGGGGAGGAAGCACCCCAGATTGTGGGCATAATTGATGATCGGCCGCCGGAACTGCGGGCGAAGGAGGACTTTAGCAGCAACAAGTGGAAAGTGGTGGCAGCTAATGATGATACGCTGCAGGTTCGCGATGTTAGTAACCGCACCGGGGATGTTCGACTAGCCATTGGTGTTGAAACAAATGCGAAACAAGCGTCAACAAGTAGCGGTGGAAAGGCCCGGCGAGACTCGGATGAAAGCCCACCAAGGAACCGAAGGTCCAAAGATACCCGATCCAAGCGACTCGACTCCGATGAAAGTCCTCCTCGGCGTGCCGTTACTTCAGACACGCAAATGGTTCGAAGCCGGCGCGATGATTCTGATGAAAGCCCTCCGAGACGATCCAAGTCCGACAAAACAGCCCCCAAACGTGGTAATCGTCACGATTCGGGTGAAAGCCCACCGAGAAGATTGCGCCGTGATTCCGATGAAAGCCCTGCGAGACGAACCAAGTCCGACAAATCAGCCCCCAAACGTGGTAATCGTCACGATTCGGATGAAAGCCCACCGAGAAGATTGCGCCGCGATTCCGATGAAAGCCTTCCGAGACGGCCCGGCAGTAGAGATTTGCACAAAAGTTCGTCCAACGGAGCTACACGAAACAAGAGTTCTCACAGAGCCAGCCATCGTCACATGGATTCGGATGAGAGTCCCGACCGGCGAAACTGTGGTTCTAACAGTCGGCGCGATCGCGGTATCGCTCGTGAAAGCCCTCGCCGGCTGGTATCCAGCCATCGCACGGATCCAGTACGTCGGTCATCACGGCGTGACTCAGATGAAAGCCCTCCGAGGCGTAGAGGGAACGATTCTAGAGAACGGAGCAAGTCTCGCCGAAGTCCTGCAGGACGCAACCGCCAGTCAACGGTGGAGCCAGCGGTTCGCATAAAGCAAGAGCCACGGTGCGACTCGGATGAAAGTCCCCCAAGACGGGGGCAAAAACGGTCATCGAGAAGTCCCTCGAGACGCACAGCCACAATTCTACCTCCAGTCCGAGTGAAAGAGGAACGTAATCGTTCCCCCCCGGAACAGGAAGCCGCCGGTCCGAGTCGCATGACCAAAACACTCGACGGCAAACGGGTTGGGCTACAGGCCGCACGAGCCGTACGCGAAGAAAACGAGCGCTTCCGGCAGCGGGAGGATGAACTGTTTTCGAAAATGTCTGCCGATCTTACGGGGCGCGACGCACAGACGGTGGTTCGTGGCAAAACGGGCCGCCGGAAGGACATCGAGAAGGAGCTTCGGGAAGAGTTCGAAAAGCGCAAGCAcgaggagaagaaaaaggaaatctACACGCGCTGGGGAAAAGGGTAAGGTTCTTGCGTTAAAAAGGGTCATGTATGCCCTGTTTAATCTAACTCGTTTTCTGCACCGCCTTACAGTGTGAAGCAAGTGGAGGATTACAACGCACGGCTGCAGGAGGCGGCACACGAGATGGAGAAACCGCTTGCACGGTACGCGAACGATAGCGATCTGGATGAGCATCtgaaaaaacaagaacgcaTCGGCGACCCAATGTTGGAGTATTTGCGCAGCAAACGCAAGGAAGAGAGCCAGCGGGCCGGCATACCGGAGAAACCGTCGTACCAAGGTGCGTACCCGGACAACCGATTCAACATACGGCCCGGCTATCGATGGGATGGCGTCGATCGGTCGAACGGGTTCGAGAAGCGCTGGTTCGATACGATGAGCAAGAAGAAAGCGGTCGAGGAGGAAGCGTACAAGTACAGCGTCGAGGACATGTGAGGATGCCGATGTCCGTACGAAGGAAGCGAAATACATGAGATCGCACGATCTTCTTCAATTGTAAGAATTCTTCCCACAATTCATTCATTGTTATTTCTTTCCTCTTTTCTGGCGAAATGGAGCCCTTCGTTTGCTGCCGGAAGGAGTTTTGGGAATTTAAAGCTCAATGTAGTAATGCATTTATTTTGCCTATTGACAGTTACATTCATGGCGGTgacgattttctttcgctccccgTTTCCCACATCCTCAACGCACTCGTATCGGTTACATCGCAGCAAAGTTCGCAGCTGGTTGGTTAAATagagatttatttttaaacgcACATTCTTCGCAAGATTGACTTGGCTCTCGGAAGGGGTTCACCGGTTGTCTAGGTACCCCGTGCCGCGTTCTGGTCCATGCATTGTCGCCTTATCCTGTTTCGATTTGAACCCGTCCTTCTGTTGGCGATTGGCTGTTGGTTCGGATGTGTGATGCCGAAAATCGTTCAAATGTGGCCCACATATTTTAACCGCTTCTCTACAGCAGCCGGTCGTTACTATTTGCTGTATCGGGAGTGCACCATGCGGGAGTTGTATTCTATACGTACTACAAGTGAGTACTCTCTGGGTTTTGATTTCGTATGGAAATTGTTtcttaaaacacaattttgcGGTGCTAGAAAAAACCCTTCGCTTCTGGGAGTGTGTGTTTAGTGTTTGGATTTCCCTACAAGAGTAAGCAAACTGTGTGTGCCGCGAAGGTTTGCAAGTTTATTCAGTAAGTGCCCGACGGATTCGCACTAAACATTTGTTTATCGatagtgtatgtgtgtcgtTTAGGTTGTATGTTGCTTGCAGAAAtactgtggccaacaacatGTGCGGTGGCCGTGCTCACCACCAGCCTTGGCCACCTAACACTCGAAAGGATTCCTCGTTTGCCCTTCACCGAGCTGCTACTGTTTCCGCGTGTGCAatagttttaattgaaaaatgatcagTTATCGGTTCCAtggtccggagtccggagttGGTTAGGTTGCGCTGCGTATCCTATCGGTTGATCTGCTTCAAATGGCTGTAGTTTAAAAGTTTTCTTTGATTCAGTAAGTGGCCTTTCAATGTCGCTTTCAGTATTTCTTCCATCCATTGAATGTAACATTCGCCGTTCGTCCCTGCCAGTGCGCCTTCCACGAAGAAACACACCACGCatgccgaagaagaaggataTCAaacggttgggttgggttctTCCGCTACGATTCAGGATGCTTTAATATACTCGATTGGATATGATcgataaaatttatgaaatcaTAACAGGTGCaatatttctcatttttttcttctctccatTGGGCTCACTTCGTTTGTGGTTTTAAATTGCCACtttcttgctctctctttctcgttcacGGGGCCACAAATGCAAGCAGCTGCACCCGGCGACAACGTGACGGATGTGCAGCAGCATGAAGGAATAGGAAGGGTGTCGGGACACTCGCACCGGCAGGTGTCCCGACTGCTATCTGCCCGGggggccagccggccgcccgggCTCGAAAATCGTGGGACGCCATCAATCCTGCACAGCAGTGTTTATGCTTCTTAGTTTTCACCATCCTTCGGCACGTCTTTGCGCACCTTGTGGCCACGGAACGAGGCCTGAATTTTGCTGGCCGCCTTGTGCAGCTCCGGATCGTCCATGTCGATGTCCAGTTCCTCGGCAACCTTGTGGGAAAGAAAAGAGCGCACCGGGAAGTACGGTAAATAGCGTCGGCGTTCAAACGTTGCCCGTGTCAGCTTTGCGTTTTTACCTTTCTGGTAATTTCGTCAATGTCTACCACCTTCTTCGTGTCCTCGCCCTCCTTGGGGGCCGTTTTTCTGGCCATGTGGCCCCGGAAGCTGGCCTGGATGCGGGTGGCCGCGTGGGTCAGTTCTGCAAACAGAAGATAAAACCGTAATCAATGGCAACGAAAGAGGACACCGCGatataataattcaattatgctTTTGAAGTGGTTTTCCTCGCAGCACACCGCCCTGCTGATGGATTGGTAAAGGAAtggtgaaaaggaaaaaataaaaactcgaaATGCTTTTAGCAGCGGCACCAGACGAACGCATAACAAtctataaaattaaataaaaattcgattcacataaaaattcaattaacaatcGCAAGAGAGTTGAAAAGGAGAACCAGCCCAGAGCCGCGTTCCATTATTCATACAACCACACTGCGTTCTGTTCGGCTTggtactttattttattatgttgcGAAACAACAATTTAATTGGGTTTCAAGCAAACTCTTACGGGCAATACATTATTTATTGACACTTGGCATATTATTCTTTCTCCGTGCC
The nucleotide sequence above comes from Anopheles bellator chromosome 1, idAnoBellAS_SP24_06.2, whole genome shotgun sequence. Encoded proteins:
- the LOC131216269 gene encoding BUD13 homolog: MAQKINQKEYLKRYLSNDKEKKKKKKKVKKPIGKETVRIIDDDLDFAKLQTIENPDDVDLFALGEEAPQIVGIIDDRPPELRAKEDFSSNKWKVVAANDDTLQVRDVSNRTGDVRLAIGVETNAKQASTSSGGKARRDSDESPPRNRRSKDTRSKRLDSDESPPRRAVTSDTQMVRSRRDDSDESPPRRSKSDKTAPKRGNRHDSGESPPRRLRRDSDESPARRTKSDKSAPKRGNRHDSDESPPRRLRRDSDESLPRRPGSRDLHKSSSNGATRNKSSHRASHRHMDSDESPDRRNCGSNSRRDRGIARESPRRLVSSHRTDPVRRSSRRDSDESPPRRRGNDSRERSKSRRSPAGRNRQSTVEPAVRIKQEPRCDSDESPPRRGQKRSSRSPSRRTATILPPVRVKEERNRSPPEQEAAGPSRMTKTLDGKRVGLQAARAVREENERFRQREDELFSKMSADLTGRDAQTVVRGKTGRRKDIEKELREEFEKRKHEEKKKEIYTRWGKGVKQVEDYNARLQEAAHEMEKPLARYANDSDLDEHLKKQERIGDPMLEYLRSKRKEESQRAGIPEKPSYQGAYPDNRFNIRPGYRWDGVDRSNGFEKRWFDTMSKKKAVEEEAYKYSVEDM